The Cottoperca gobio chromosome 6, fCotGob3.1, whole genome shotgun sequence genome has a segment encoding these proteins:
- the slc25a22a gene encoding mitochondrial glutamate carrier 1 — protein sequence MADKQISLPAKLINGGIAGLIGVTCVFPIDLAKTRLQNQQNGCRIYTSMSDCLIKTIRSEGYFGMYRGAAVNLTLVTPEKAIKLAANDFFRQHLSKDGKLTLVKEMLAGCGAGTCQVIVTTPMEMLKIQLQDAGRIEAQRKLMPETVAAGTIETKSPTAMQLTRELLREKGIAGLYKGLGATLLRDVPFSIIYFPLFANLNNLGKRGVDGPAPFYVSFLSGCLAGSTAAVAVNPVDVIKTRLQSLNRGSTEDTYSGVTDCIRKIMHNEGPSAFLKGAYCRALVIAPLFGIAQVIYFLGVGEMILSFLPKKDN from the exons ATGGCTGACAAGCAGATCAG TTTGCCTGCCAAATTGATCAATGGGGGGATCGCTGGCCTAATTGGAGTGACCTGTGTGTTTCCCATTGACCTGGCCAAGACTCGCTTGCAAAACCAGCAAAATGGATGTCGCATTTACACCAGCAT GTCAGATTGCCTTATTAAGACCATCCGGTCAGAGGGGTATTTTGGGATGTACCGAG GAGCGGCGGTGAACTTAACACTAGTCACGCCTGAGAAAGCCATCAAATTGGCTGCCAACGACTTCTTCAGGCAACACCTCTCCAAGGATGG taaACTCACTCTGGTTAAGGAGATGCTGGCTGGGTGCGGGGCGGGTACCTGCCAG GTTATTGTCACAACTCCTATGGAGATGCTGAAAATCCAGCTCCAGGATGCTGGACGAATTG AGGCTCAGAGAAAGCTGATGCCAGAGACAGTGGCAGCAGGTACTATCGAGACCAAATCCCCAACAGCCATGCAGCTCACCAGAGAATTATTGAGGGAAAAGGGCATTGCTGGTCTGTATAAGGGCCTCGGTGCCACATTGCTCAG GGATGTTCCTTTCTCCATCATCTATTTCCCGCTTTTTGCCAACCTGAACAACCTGGGCAAACGAGGCGTAGACGGGCCTGCTCCTTTCTACGTGTCATTCTTATCAGGCTGCCTTGCAGGGAGCACCGCAGCGGTTGCTGTCAACCCTGTCGATG tgatAAAGACTAGACTGCAGTCGCTGAACCGAGGGAGCACAGAAGACACGTACAGTGGAGTGACTGACTGTATCAG GAAAATCATGCATAATGAGGGTCCATCAGCCTTCCTGAAGGGAGCCTACTGTCGAGCCTTGGTCATCGCACCTCTTTTTGGCATCGCCCAGGTGATCTACTTCCTGGGTGTGGGTGAAATGATCCTCAGCTTCTTGCCTAAAAAAGACAACTAA